One genomic segment of Salminus brasiliensis chromosome 6, fSalBra1.hap2, whole genome shotgun sequence includes these proteins:
- the septin5a gene encoding septin 5a isoform X1 translates to MRLCPRADAARPAPLPGLPQERLRRQERAERTSNMTTATRYKSRIFKTEDSEDKQYVGFATLPNQVHRKSVKKGFDFTLMVAGESGLGKSTLVNSLFLTDLYKDRKLLNAEERINQTVEITKHTVDIEEKGVKLKLTIVDTPGFGDAVNNNECWKPITDYIDQQFEQYFRDESGLNRKNILDNRVHCCLYFIPPFGHGLRPVDVEFMKALHEKVNIIPLIAKSDCLTPNEIKKLKDRVRDEIERFGIKVYQFPECDSDEDEEFKQMDKELKECTPFAVIGSNTVVEARGQRVRGRLYPWGIVEVENQSHCDFVKLRNMLIRSHMHDLKDVTCDVHYENYRAHCIQEMTSKLAQDNRMDSPIPILPLPTPDAETERLIKMKDEELKRMQEMLEKMQQQMHEKDQC, encoded by the exons ATGCGTCTGTGTCCTCGCGCTGACGCAGCTCGCCCCGCCCCCCTGCCGGGTCTCCCACAGGAGCGGCTGAGGAGGCAAGAGCGAGCGGAGCGAACGAGCAACATGACAACCGCCACTCGATACAAGAGCCGGATCTTCAAAACGG AGGACAGCGAG GACAAGCAGTATGTCGGCTTTGCTACGCTCCCAAATCAGGTCCACAGGAAGTCAGTGAAGAAGGGCTTTGACTTTACCCTCATGGTAGCAG GTGAATCCGGCCTGGGCAAGTCTACTCTAGTCAACAGCCTTTTCCTCACAGACCTCTACAAGGATAGAAAGTTGCTAAATGCAGAAG AGCGTATTAATCAAACAGTGGAGATtaccaaacacacagtggataTTGAAGAGAAAGGTGTAAAGCTCAAGCTCACCATCGTGGACACACCAGGGTTTGGAGATGCTGTCAACAACAACGAGTG ctGGAAGCCCATCACTGACTACATTGATCAGCAGTTCGAGCAATACTTCAGGGATGAAAGCGGACTCAACCGGAAGAACATATTGGATAACAGAGTGCATTGCTGTCTCTATTTCATACCACCGTTTGGGCACGG TTTGAGGCCAGTGGATGTGGAGTTTATGAAGGCACTGCATGAGAAGGTGAACATTATTCCCCTCATTGCTAAATCGGATTGTCTCACTCCAAACGAGATAAAGAAGCTGAAGGACCGG GTACGAGATGAGATCGAGCGCTTTGGGATTAAAGTGTATCAGTTTCCCGAGTGTGACTCCGATGAGGATGAGGAGTTTAAACAGATGGATAAAGAGCTTAAG GAGTGCACTCCATTTGCTGTTATTGGTAGTAATACAGTAGTGGAGGCAAGGGGACAAAGAGTGCGAGGACGTCTCTACCCTTGGGGAATTGTAGAAG TGGAGAACCAGTCTCACTGTGACTTTGTAAAGCTGAGGAACATGCTGATTCGCTCTCATATGCACGACCTAAAGGACGTGACCTGTGACGTACACTACGAGAACTACAGGGCCCACTGCATACAGGAGATGACCAG TAAACTTGCACAGGACAACCGCATGGACAGTCCTATTCCTATCCTGCCACTGCCTACTCCAGACGCAGAGACGGAAAGACTTATCAAGATGAAGGACGAGGAG CTGAAGAGGATGCAGGAGATGCTGGAGAAGATGCAGCAACAGATGCACGAGAAGGACCAgtgctga
- the septin5a gene encoding septin 5a isoform X3, which yields MLQDKQYVGFATLPNQVHRKSVKKGFDFTLMVAGESGLGKSTLVNSLFLTDLYKDRKLLNAEERINQTVEITKHTVDIEEKGVKLKLTIVDTPGFGDAVNNNECWKPITDYIDQQFEQYFRDESGLNRKNILDNRVHCCLYFIPPFGHGLRPVDVEFMKALHEKVNIIPLIAKSDCLTPNEIKKLKDRVRDEIERFGIKVYQFPECDSDEDEEFKQMDKELKECTPFAVIGSNTVVEARGQRVRGRLYPWGIVEVENQSHCDFVKLRNMLIRSHMHDLKDVTCDVHYENYRAHCIQEMTSKLAQDNRMDSPIPILPLPTPDAETERLIKMKDEELKRMQEMLEKMQQQMHEKDQC from the exons ATGTTGCAG GACAAGCAGTATGTCGGCTTTGCTACGCTCCCAAATCAGGTCCACAGGAAGTCAGTGAAGAAGGGCTTTGACTTTACCCTCATGGTAGCAG GTGAATCCGGCCTGGGCAAGTCTACTCTAGTCAACAGCCTTTTCCTCACAGACCTCTACAAGGATAGAAAGTTGCTAAATGCAGAAG AGCGTATTAATCAAACAGTGGAGATtaccaaacacacagtggataTTGAAGAGAAAGGTGTAAAGCTCAAGCTCACCATCGTGGACACACCAGGGTTTGGAGATGCTGTCAACAACAACGAGTG ctGGAAGCCCATCACTGACTACATTGATCAGCAGTTCGAGCAATACTTCAGGGATGAAAGCGGACTCAACCGGAAGAACATATTGGATAACAGAGTGCATTGCTGTCTCTATTTCATACCACCGTTTGGGCACGG TTTGAGGCCAGTGGATGTGGAGTTTATGAAGGCACTGCATGAGAAGGTGAACATTATTCCCCTCATTGCTAAATCGGATTGTCTCACTCCAAACGAGATAAAGAAGCTGAAGGACCGG GTACGAGATGAGATCGAGCGCTTTGGGATTAAAGTGTATCAGTTTCCCGAGTGTGACTCCGATGAGGATGAGGAGTTTAAACAGATGGATAAAGAGCTTAAG GAGTGCACTCCATTTGCTGTTATTGGTAGTAATACAGTAGTGGAGGCAAGGGGACAAAGAGTGCGAGGACGTCTCTACCCTTGGGGAATTGTAGAAG TGGAGAACCAGTCTCACTGTGACTTTGTAAAGCTGAGGAACATGCTGATTCGCTCTCATATGCACGACCTAAAGGACGTGACCTGTGACGTACACTACGAGAACTACAGGGCCCACTGCATACAGGAGATGACCAG TAAACTTGCACAGGACAACCGCATGGACAGTCCTATTCCTATCCTGCCACTGCCTACTCCAGACGCAGAGACGGAAAGACTTATCAAGATGAAGGACGAGGAG CTGAAGAGGATGCAGGAGATGCTGGAGAAGATGCAGCAACAGATGCACGAGAAGGACCAgtgctga
- the septin5a gene encoding septin 5a isoform X2 yields MDAIMLQEKLVERLLCARGRTTRQKDKQYVGFATLPNQVHRKSVKKGFDFTLMVAGESGLGKSTLVNSLFLTDLYKDRKLLNAEERINQTVEITKHTVDIEEKGVKLKLTIVDTPGFGDAVNNNECWKPITDYIDQQFEQYFRDESGLNRKNILDNRVHCCLYFIPPFGHGLRPVDVEFMKALHEKVNIIPLIAKSDCLTPNEIKKLKDRVRDEIERFGIKVYQFPECDSDEDEEFKQMDKELKECTPFAVIGSNTVVEARGQRVRGRLYPWGIVEVENQSHCDFVKLRNMLIRSHMHDLKDVTCDVHYENYRAHCIQEMTSKLAQDNRMDSPIPILPLPTPDAETERLIKMKDEELKRMQEMLEKMQQQMHEKDQC; encoded by the exons ATGGATGCCATCATGCTGCAGGAGAAGCTGGTAGAGAGGCTGCTGTGTGCCCGAGGCAGGACCACTCGACagaag GACAAGCAGTATGTCGGCTTTGCTACGCTCCCAAATCAGGTCCACAGGAAGTCAGTGAAGAAGGGCTTTGACTTTACCCTCATGGTAGCAG GTGAATCCGGCCTGGGCAAGTCTACTCTAGTCAACAGCCTTTTCCTCACAGACCTCTACAAGGATAGAAAGTTGCTAAATGCAGAAG AGCGTATTAATCAAACAGTGGAGATtaccaaacacacagtggataTTGAAGAGAAAGGTGTAAAGCTCAAGCTCACCATCGTGGACACACCAGGGTTTGGAGATGCTGTCAACAACAACGAGTG ctGGAAGCCCATCACTGACTACATTGATCAGCAGTTCGAGCAATACTTCAGGGATGAAAGCGGACTCAACCGGAAGAACATATTGGATAACAGAGTGCATTGCTGTCTCTATTTCATACCACCGTTTGGGCACGG TTTGAGGCCAGTGGATGTGGAGTTTATGAAGGCACTGCATGAGAAGGTGAACATTATTCCCCTCATTGCTAAATCGGATTGTCTCACTCCAAACGAGATAAAGAAGCTGAAGGACCGG GTACGAGATGAGATCGAGCGCTTTGGGATTAAAGTGTATCAGTTTCCCGAGTGTGACTCCGATGAGGATGAGGAGTTTAAACAGATGGATAAAGAGCTTAAG GAGTGCACTCCATTTGCTGTTATTGGTAGTAATACAGTAGTGGAGGCAAGGGGACAAAGAGTGCGAGGACGTCTCTACCCTTGGGGAATTGTAGAAG TGGAGAACCAGTCTCACTGTGACTTTGTAAAGCTGAGGAACATGCTGATTCGCTCTCATATGCACGACCTAAAGGACGTGACCTGTGACGTACACTACGAGAACTACAGGGCCCACTGCATACAGGAGATGACCAG TAAACTTGCACAGGACAACCGCATGGACAGTCCTATTCCTATCCTGCCACTGCCTACTCCAGACGCAGAGACGGAAAGACTTATCAAGATGAAGGACGAGGAG CTGAAGAGGATGCAGGAGATGCTGGAGAAGATGCAGCAACAGATGCACGAGAAGGACCAgtgctga